One segment of Armatimonadota bacterium DNA contains the following:
- the rpe gene encoding ribulose-phosphate 3-epimerase yields the protein MPIEIWPSIICADFRALADSLKQLEEAGADGIHLDIMDGHFVPNITFGPLVVEAIRSATKLPLDAHLMIADPGRYLGDFVRAGADLITVHAEATVHLQRTLAAAREAGAQAAVALNPATPLSAIEYVLADVSLALLMTVNPGFAGQAMVRSTLPKINRLRELIGQRDLDLRVAVDGGVSAETAPDIVRRGAEMLVIGSGLFIPGLTLAQAMNRVRAAVAAAAE from the coding sequence ATGCCGATCGAAATCTGGCCGTCCATCATCTGCGCGGATTTCCGCGCCCTGGCCGACTCGCTCAAGCAGCTGGAGGAGGCCGGCGCCGACGGCATTCACCTCGATATAATGGATGGGCACTTCGTGCCCAACATCACCTTCGGCCCGCTGGTGGTGGAGGCGATACGCTCGGCGACCAAGCTGCCCCTGGACGCGCACCTCATGATCGCGGATCCAGGCCGCTACCTGGGCGACTTCGTGCGCGCCGGGGCGGACCTGATCACCGTGCACGCCGAGGCCACCGTCCATCTCCAGCGCACGCTTGCGGCGGCGCGCGAAGCGGGGGCGCAGGCCGCGGTGGCGCTCAACCCGGCGACGCCGCTGAGCGCGATCGAGTACGTGCTCGCGGACGTATCACTGGCGCTGCTGATGACGGTCAACCCGGGTTTCGCCGGACAGGCGATGGTGCGCTCGACGCTGCCCAAGATCAACCGCCTGCGGGAGCTGATCGGGCAGCGCGATCTCGACCTGCGGGTGGCGGTGGACGGCGGCGTGAGCGCCGAGACCGCGCCCGACATCGTCCGGCGGGGGGCGGAGATGCTCGTCATCGGCTCGGGGCTGTTCATACCCGGTCTAACCCTGGCCCAAGCCATGAATCGTGTGCGCGCCGCCGTGGCTGCGGCGGCTGAGTGA